The proteins below are encoded in one region of Hordeum vulgare subsp. vulgare chromosome 3H, MorexV3_pseudomolecules_assembly, whole genome shotgun sequence:
- the LOC123443119 gene encoding casein kinase 1-like protein HD16 yields MDEFESGDKGIAGPAPGPGAGDDGNSAPLPETVQIGNSPTYKLGRKLGKGGFGQVYVGRRVSSPSLGDRNPGANALEVALKFEHRTSKGCNYGAPSEWQVYNTLSGNHGVPRVHYKGKQGEFYIMVMDMLGPSLWDVWNNNSHSMSVEMVACIAIEAISILEKMHSKGYVHGDVKPENFLLGPCGTLEEKKLFLVDLGLATKWKGAGNGHIEYDQRPDVFRGTVRYASVHAHLGRTGSRRDDLESLAYTLIFLLRGRLPWQGYQGDNKGFLVSKKKMATSPESLCGICPQSFRHFVEYVVNLKFDEEPNYAKCISLFDGIVGPHPDTRPINTDGAQKLVYQVGQKRGRLIAEEDDEQPKKKIRMGMPATQWISVYSARRPMKQRYHYNVADDRLVQHILKGNEDGLFISSVSSSANLWALIMDAGTGFTAQVYEISQHFLHKEWILEQWERNYYITALAGANSGSSLVIMSRGTTYAQQSYKVSDAFPFKWINKKWKEGFYVTSMATAGSRWAVVMSRNAGFSDQVVELDFLYPSEGIHQRWDNGYRITATAATLDQAAFILSIPRRKPNDETQETLRTSAFPSQHVKEKWSKNLYLASICYGRAAS; encoded by the exons ATGGACGAGTTCGAGAGCGGCGATAAGGGAATCGCCGGCCCCGCCCCGGGCCCCGGCGCTGGGGACGACGGCAACTCCGCGCCGCTTCCTGAGACG GTGCAAATTGGAAATTCACCAACCTATAAGCTTGGAAGGAAGCTTGGAAAGGGTGGATTTGGACAAGTATATGTTGGTCGACGTGTTTCCTCTCCCAGTCTTGGTGATAGAAACCCTGGTGCAAATGCTTTGGAG GTTGCATTAAAGTTTGAACATCGAACCAGCAAAGGTTGCAATTATGGAGCTCCATCTGAGTGGCAGGTTTACAA CACCCTTAGTGGAAATCATGGTGTCCCACGGGTGCATTACAAAGGAAAGCAGGGCGAGTTTTACATCATG GTTATGGATATGTTGGGACCAAGCCTGTGGGATGTTTGGAATAATAATTCCCATTC GATGTCTGTTGAAATGGTTGCCTGTATAGCTATAGAAGCCATCTCCATACTGGAAAAGATGCATTCAAAAGG GTATGTCCATGGTGATGTGAAACCTGAGAACTTTCTGCTTGGTCCGTGTGGTACCCTGGAAGAGAAGAAACTTTTTCTTGTTGATCTTGGACTGG CTACGAAATGGAAGGGTGCTGGTAACGGGCACATTGAATACGACCAGAGACCTGATGTATTTAG GGGAACTGTTCGTTATGCTAGTGTGCATGCCCACTTGGGAAGAACTGGAAGTAGGAGAGATGACCTTGAATCCCTCGCATACACACTTATATTTCTTCTCCGTGGCCGCCTACCTTGGCAAGGATACCAG GGAGACAACAAAGGTTTTCTTGTCAGCAAGAAAAAGATGGCCACCTCCCCAGAATCTCTGTGTGGCATTTGTCCACAGTCTTTTCGACACTTTGTTGAGTATGTTGTGAACTTGAAGTTTGACGAAGAACCCAATTACGCCAAGTGCATCTCTCTTTTTGATGGCATTGTTGGTCCACATCCAGATACCAGGCCAATAAACACAGATGGTGCCCAGAAG CTAGTATATCAGGTTGGTCAGAAGCGGGGCCGCCTCATAGCAGAGGAAGATGATGAGCAACCTAAGAAGAAGATTAGAATGGGAATGCCAGCAACTCAGTGGATTAGTGTCTACAGTGCCCGGCGGCCTATGAAACAGAG GTACCACTATAATGTTGCAGATGATAGATTGGTGCAACATATTCTGAAAGGAAATGAAGATGGCTTGTTTATAAGTTCAGTTTCCTCTTCCGCAAACCTGTGGGCTTTAATAATGGATGCTGGCACCGGTTTTACTGCTCAAGTATATGAAATTTCTCAACATTTCCTTCACAAG GAATGGATCCTGGAGCAGTGGGAGAGAAATTACTATATCACTGCGTTGGCTGGTGCGAATAGTGGAAGTTCTTTAGTGATCATGTCAAGAG GAACAACGTATGCACAGCAATCCTACAAAGTAAGTGATGCATTTCCATTCAAATGGATAAACAAAAAGTGGAAGGAGGGCTTCTATGTCACATCCATGGCTACAGCTGGAAGTCGATGGGCAGTTGTCATGTCCCGAAATGCTGGTTTCTCAGACCAG GTAGTGGAGCTAGATTTCCTATATCCAAGTGAGGGCATCCATCAACGATGGGATAATGGTTATCGCATCACTGCAACAGCTGCCACATTGGACCAGGCTGCATTTATCTTGAGCATACCTAGACGAAAGCCTAATGATGAAACACAGGAGACGTTAAGAACATCTGCTTTCCCGAGCCAGCATGTGAAG GAAAAATGGTCAAAAAATCTGTACTTAGCATCCATCTGCTATGGAAGGGCGGCGTCTTGA